In Edaphobacter dinghuensis, one genomic interval encodes:
- a CDS encoding PAS domain S-box protein — protein sequence MNKNATNEQLTHRLAEAEDALANARAHEGVYRTLFESIDDAFCIVECIVDETGQVVDCIWREVNPAWLRHTGLPDPIGKRASTLMPSLHQSWSAILTRVIATGNPEQSEGDYSVDLHRWFRSHYARVGDHGSRLAAIRVEDITEQLAAERARFHLAAIVNSADDAIVGKDLNSIVTSWNPAAARLFGYSADEMIGQSIRRIIPDELQSEEDMILHKVQSGERIEHFETTRLRKNGQRINVSVTVSPVRDDAGRIIGASKIARDISEKMKLQQLLIQAEKIAATGRMAATVAHELNNPLEAVLNLMYLARHCCSVNDEASSYLATAEIELQRVAHISRQTLGYYRSTARPAEFSISGALDELLKVYTSKLQNAAVVVERRYTPSRNVVANRGEMLQVFSNLIVNAIDAMRHGGTLTVAVAPAEREGKPGHLVTIADTGTGIPPEDLSRIFEPFFTTKGDLGNGIGLWISKEAVEKHGGTITIESISTGDNTGTIASVFLPQATLPEED from the coding sequence ATGAACAAGAACGCCACCAACGAGCAGCTTACCCACCGACTGGCAGAGGCGGAAGACGCTCTGGCCAATGCTCGTGCTCATGAGGGCGTCTATCGCACCCTCTTCGAATCCATCGACGACGCCTTCTGCATCGTCGAGTGCATCGTCGACGAGACCGGCCAGGTCGTCGATTGTATTTGGCGCGAAGTCAACCCAGCGTGGCTGCGTCATACCGGCCTTCCCGACCCCATCGGCAAGCGCGCAAGCACCCTGATGCCCAGCCTTCACCAGAGCTGGTCGGCCATCCTCACCCGCGTCATCGCTACCGGAAACCCTGAACAATCCGAAGGCGACTACAGCGTCGACCTCCATCGCTGGTTTCGCTCTCACTATGCGCGCGTCGGCGACCACGGCAGTCGGCTCGCCGCAATCCGAGTCGAAGACATCACCGAGCAGCTCGCTGCCGAGCGAGCGCGTTTCCATCTAGCGGCCATCGTTAACTCTGCCGACGACGCCATCGTCGGCAAAGATCTCAATAGCATCGTCACCAGTTGGAACCCCGCCGCGGCACGCCTCTTCGGCTACAGCGCCGACGAGATGATCGGTCAAAGCATCCGGCGAATTATCCCCGACGAGCTACAGTCCGAAGAAGACATGATCCTGCACAAGGTGCAGTCCGGCGAGCGCATCGAGCACTTCGAGACGACGCGCCTAAGAAAAAACGGCCAGCGCATCAACGTCTCTGTCACCGTCTCTCCCGTACGCGACGATGCCGGGCGAATCATCGGCGCATCCAAGATCGCCCGCGACATCTCCGAAAAGATGAAGCTTCAGCAGCTCCTGATTCAGGCCGAAAAGATCGCCGCCACCGGAAGGATGGCCGCCACCGTAGCGCACGAGCTGAACAATCCTCTCGAAGCCGTGTTGAACCTGATGTATCTTGCCCGCCATTGCTGTTCGGTAAATGACGAGGCCAGCTCATACCTCGCCACGGCAGAGATAGAGCTGCAAAGAGTCGCGCACATCAGCCGGCAGACACTCGGTTACTATCGAAGCACCGCCCGGCCCGCCGAGTTCTCCATCAGCGGCGCACTCGACGAGCTGCTGAAGGTCTACACCTCAAAGCTCCAGAACGCCGCCGTCGTCGTCGAGCGCCGTTACACCCCATCCCGCAACGTCGTCGCCAATCGCGGAGAGATGCTCCAGGTCTTCTCCAACCTGATCGTCAACGCAATCGATGCCATGCGGCACGGAGGCACCCTCACCGTCGCCGTTGCGCCGGCCGAACGCGAAGGCAAGCCGGGCCATCTCGTCACCATCGCCGACACCGGCACCGGTATCCCGCCCGAAGACCTCAGCCGGATATTTGAGCCGTTCTTCACCACCAAGGGTGATCTCGGAAACGGCATCGGCCTCTGGATCAGCAAAGAAGCCGTCGAAAAACATGGCGGCACCATAACCATCGAGAGCATATCCACCGGCGACAACACTGGAACCATCGCCAGTGTCTTCCTCCCGCAAGCCACCCTCCCGGAAGAAGACTGA
- a CDS encoding LysR family transcriptional regulator: MSMIHESVRGDLSDLAAFAVVAEERSFTRAAARLGVSQSALSHTIRALERRLGLQLLARTTRSVSPTPAGNALLQDLAPALERIRQSLQKVRNLRDRPSGRLRLVTSKSAAMTVLLPKLEAFTKAYPEIVLDVTITNDPVDLVAGEFDAGIQIGEFIQRDMIAVRVSADLKLALVGSPAYFASRKPPKTPLDLKDHACIGFRFSSGMYRWEFEKGKKMVTFNPLGPASFDDIDLVVQAILTGAGIGMSMEHTLMPMIKDGRLIQVMKDWCPAFPGYFLYYPSRRNQPGALAALISTLRLKG; the protein is encoded by the coding sequence ATGAGCATGATTCATGAATCCGTTCGCGGAGATCTTTCCGATTTGGCCGCCTTTGCAGTTGTTGCCGAAGAGCGAAGCTTTACCCGCGCAGCGGCGCGGCTGGGCGTGTCGCAATCGGCACTGAGTCATACGATTCGGGCGCTGGAGCGACGGCTCGGGCTGCAGTTGTTGGCGCGGACGACGAGAAGCGTCTCGCCGACTCCAGCGGGAAACGCTCTTTTGCAAGACCTGGCACCTGCGCTGGAACGAATTCGGCAATCGTTGCAGAAGGTACGAAACCTGCGTGACCGGCCCTCAGGCAGGCTTCGCTTAGTGACCAGCAAATCGGCGGCGATGACCGTGCTGTTGCCAAAGCTGGAGGCGTTTACGAAGGCATATCCCGAGATTGTTCTCGATGTCACGATCACGAACGATCCGGTGGACCTTGTGGCGGGAGAGTTCGATGCCGGTATTCAGATTGGCGAGTTCATTCAACGGGACATGATCGCAGTCCGAGTGAGTGCAGACCTGAAGCTCGCGCTTGTCGGCTCGCCTGCTTATTTCGCGTCGCGGAAGCCGCCGAAGACCCCTCTCGATTTGAAGGACCATGCCTGCATCGGGTTTCGATTCAGCAGCGGAATGTATCGCTGGGAGTTCGAGAAGGGAAAGAAGATGGTGACCTTCAACCCTTTAGGGCCAGCTTCGTTCGACGATATTGACCTTGTGGTTCAGGCGATCCTGACTGGCGCCGGTATTGGCATGTCGATGGAACACACGCTGATGCCGATGATCAAAGACGGAAGGCTTATCCAGGTAATGAAGGACTGGTGTCCTGCGTTTCCGGGCTACTTTCTGTACTACCCGAGCCGCCGGAATCAGCCTGGCGCGTTGGCAGCGTTGATCAGTACGCTGCGCCTGAAGGGTTGA
- a CDS encoding cupin domain-containing protein: MKIAKLVLCLVFLSPSWLMAQQAKVTEIMSKDLSTIPGKEGLMITVVYPPGASDPVHRHNAYGFIYVLEGSIVMQVRGGKEVTLTPGQSFYEGPDDVHVVGRNASKTMPAKFVVFLVKDKGAPVLIPVK, translated from the coding sequence ATGAAGATTGCGAAGCTGGTGTTGTGTCTGGTGTTTCTGAGTCCGAGTTGGCTGATGGCGCAGCAGGCCAAGGTGACCGAGATCATGTCGAAAGATCTCTCAACGATTCCCGGTAAAGAGGGATTGATGATTACGGTTGTGTATCCGCCGGGCGCGTCTGACCCTGTGCATCGCCATAATGCATATGGATTTATCTATGTGCTGGAGGGCTCGATTGTGATGCAGGTGCGCGGCGGAAAGGAAGTGACGCTGACGCCGGGGCAGAGCTTTTATGAAGGCCCTGACGATGTCCACGTCGTTGGAAGGAACGCGAGCAAGACCATGCCGGCGAAGTTTGTGGTGTTCCTGGTGAAGGACAAAGGCGCGCCGGTGCTGATTCCCGTCAAGTGA
- a CDS encoding GlxA family transcriptional regulator, whose translation MRIVVLALEGVFDTGLTVTLDAFSTANALSARLFGGTPRFNLTVVGVRRRVRTGQGLTVPVNPITPSLRPDWVIVPALKAVTPATLLSALNRPDVHEAKSHLLKWNAKGAQIGAACIGTFLLAETGLLDHREATTTWSLAPFFRQRYPHVQLDESRMLVPTGIGATAGAAMGHLDLALWLIRQASPELAGTVSRYLLADIRSSQAPYIIPNHLAQADPLILRFERWSREHLREGFSLQEAAKALATSARTLQRRCDAVLGKSPLAYFQDLRVEHAQSLLRGSGNDIEAIAAEVGYADGATLRALLRQRLGRGVREIRTELQ comes from the coding sequence ATGCGAATTGTTGTGCTCGCGCTTGAGGGAGTCTTCGACACCGGACTTACCGTAACGCTCGACGCCTTCTCCACCGCCAACGCCCTCTCTGCCAGACTCTTCGGTGGAACGCCTCGCTTCAACCTCACCGTTGTCGGCGTTCGGCGCAGGGTCCGCACAGGCCAGGGACTCACCGTGCCCGTAAATCCCATCACGCCCAGCCTTAGGCCAGACTGGGTCATCGTTCCCGCACTCAAAGCTGTAACCCCCGCAACGCTGCTATCTGCTCTCAACCGCCCCGACGTGCACGAAGCAAAGTCTCACTTGCTGAAGTGGAACGCGAAAGGTGCACAGATCGGCGCCGCCTGCATCGGCACCTTTTTGCTCGCCGAAACTGGCCTCCTCGATCATCGCGAGGCGACGACGACATGGTCGCTCGCTCCCTTCTTCCGACAACGCTATCCGCACGTCCAGCTCGACGAGTCGCGCATGCTGGTGCCAACCGGCATAGGCGCCACCGCCGGGGCCGCGATGGGGCATCTCGATCTTGCATTGTGGCTCATCCGCCAGGCCAGTCCCGAGCTTGCAGGCACCGTCTCGCGCTACCTGCTCGCCGATATCCGTTCGTCACAGGCCCCTTACATCATCCCCAACCATCTCGCGCAGGCAGATCCCCTGATCCTGCGCTTCGAACGCTGGTCCAGAGAACACCTCCGCGAAGGTTTCTCGCTACAGGAAGCCGCAAAAGCACTGGCGACCAGCGCTCGCACACTCCAGCGTCGTTGCGACGCCGTGCTCGGCAAATCCCCCCTCGCCTACTTCCAGGACCTTCGCGTCGAGCACGCGCAATCGCTTCTGCGCGGCAGCGGCAACGACATCGAAGCCATCGCAGCCGAGGTCGGCTACGCCGACGGCGCAACGCTGCGCGCTCTACTGCGTCAGCGACTAGGCCGCGGAGTCCGCGAAATCCGCACCGAACTCCAATAA
- a CDS encoding aldo/keto reductase, with translation MQTRELGKSGLKVSALGLGCMGLSFGLGPAVDDKTGIALVRAAVERGITFFDTAEAYGPYANESLVGEALEPFRDQVVIATKFGFKEGKPANGMDSRPETIRSHVEAALKRLRTDRIDLLYQHRVDPNVPIEDVAGAVKELIAAGKVKHFGMSEAGVGTIRRAHAVQPVTALQSEYSLWWREPEEEILPTLEELGIGFVPFSPLGKGFLTGAIDENTQFDSNDFRNIVPRFSADARKANQKLVDVLGEIAESKHVTRAQIALAWLLAQKPWIVPIPGTTKLHRLEENVGAANVTLSPEDLQNIGDALAEIEIQGARYPAQFQATINR, from the coding sequence ATGCAAACACGTGAATTAGGAAAAAGCGGCCTGAAGGTCTCTGCCCTGGGCCTCGGCTGTATGGGCTTGAGCTTCGGGCTCGGCCCGGCGGTCGATGACAAGACAGGCATCGCGCTGGTCCGCGCCGCCGTCGAACGCGGCATAACGTTCTTCGATACCGCTGAAGCATACGGCCCGTACGCAAACGAAAGCCTCGTCGGCGAAGCTCTGGAGCCTTTCCGCGATCAGGTCGTGATCGCCACGAAATTCGGCTTCAAAGAAGGCAAGCCCGCCAACGGTATGGACAGCCGGCCCGAGACCATCCGCTCTCATGTTGAGGCCGCCCTCAAGCGTCTGCGCACCGACCGCATCGACCTGCTCTATCAACACCGTGTCGATCCCAATGTGCCTATCGAAGACGTTGCCGGGGCCGTGAAGGAACTCATCGCAGCAGGCAAGGTCAAACACTTTGGCATGTCGGAAGCAGGCGTCGGAACGATTCGGCGTGCCCACGCCGTGCAACCTGTAACGGCGCTGCAAAGCGAATATTCGCTTTGGTGGCGAGAGCCTGAAGAAGAGATTCTGCCGACACTTGAAGAGCTCGGAATCGGCTTCGTGCCGTTCAGCCCTCTGGGCAAAGGCTTCCTCACAGGAGCGATCGACGAGAACACGCAGTTCGACAGCAACGACTTTAGGAATATCGTGCCGCGCTTCTCAGCCGACGCTCGCAAGGCAAATCAAAAGCTCGTCGATGTACTCGGAGAGATCGCAGAGAGTAAGCACGTCACCCGCGCTCAGATTGCACTCGCGTGGTTGCTCGCTCAGAAGCCCTGGATTGTGCCGATTCCCGGGACCACCAAGCTCCACCGCCTCGAAGAAAACGTGGGAGCAGCCAACGTAACGCTTTCACCTGAGGACCTGCAAAACATCGGGGACGCACTCGCCGAAATCGAGATTCAAGGCGCTCGCTATCCCGCACAGTTCCAGGCAACAATCAACCGTTAG
- a CDS encoding alpha/beta hydrolase codes for MKTQKKQFVTMFCTLILSAVSAVAQSNGSKSQIVERVIHSKNFEGNKIGVSADRRLAVYLPAGYDGSSKRYPVLYFFPSPIDGYQTLFDKSGAQALFDRAIARGTVRSFILVSVDMTTPLGASWFVNSPVTGNWEDFVVQELVPYVDANFRTISARDARGLVGQHMGAYGAIRIGMTHADVFGSVYGMNPVGTGSGVQIMDSRPNWDLLAHATSLDEVKKDGFSAIFTSIFQAHLPNPEKPPLYVDLPAHREGGKLVIDSKLTARLRDSFFLESMIPQYADNLKTLRGFKFDWSRNDAIWDHVYSNQAFTHKLNEFGIMHEAEEYNGLWDADPYWGAEGRVIADVLPFFQQHLEF; via the coding sequence ATGAAGACGCAAAAGAAACAATTTGTAACGATGTTCTGCACACTTATTTTGAGTGCGGTTTCCGCGGTCGCTCAAAGCAATGGGAGCAAGAGCCAGATTGTGGAACGAGTGATTCATTCGAAGAACTTTGAGGGGAACAAGATTGGCGTCAGCGCCGACCGAAGGCTGGCGGTGTATCTGCCTGCTGGGTATGACGGATCGTCGAAGCGCTATCCGGTTCTCTATTTTTTCCCGAGTCCAATCGATGGATACCAGACGCTCTTCGATAAGAGTGGCGCACAGGCTCTGTTCGACCGCGCAATTGCGCGAGGCACAGTTCGCAGCTTCATCCTTGTCTCTGTGGATATGACGACTCCGCTGGGAGCTTCGTGGTTTGTGAACTCTCCTGTAACCGGAAACTGGGAAGACTTTGTGGTGCAGGAGCTTGTTCCCTATGTCGATGCCAACTTCCGCACCATATCGGCGCGAGATGCGCGCGGACTTGTGGGACAACATATGGGAGCCTATGGCGCCATCCGTATCGGCATGACGCACGCGGATGTTTTTGGTTCGGTCTACGGCATGAATCCCGTGGGCACAGGATCAGGTGTGCAGATTATGGATTCGCGTCCGAATTGGGATTTGCTCGCACATGCGACTTCTCTGGATGAGGTGAAGAAGGATGGATTCTCTGCGATCTTCACATCGATCTTTCAGGCCCACTTGCCGAACCCGGAGAAGCCACCGCTCTATGTTGATTTGCCTGCGCATCGGGAGGGCGGAAAGCTGGTGATCGACTCGAAGCTCACCGCGCGATTAAGAGATAGCTTTTTTCTTGAGTCCATGATCCCGCAGTATGCGGACAATCTGAAGACGCTGCGTGGTTTTAAGTTTGACTGGTCGCGCAACGATGCGATCTGGGACCATGTGTACTCGAACCAGGCGTTCACACACAAGCTAAATGAGTTTGGCATTATGCACGAAGCCGAGGAGTACAACGGGCTTTGGGACGCGGACCCCTATTGGGGTGCAGAGGGCCGCGTAATTGCTGATGTGTTGCCATTCTTCCAGCAGCACCTGGAATTCTAG
- a CDS encoding PadR family transcriptional regulator, whose translation MLGEFEYVLMTVAAGLGESAYGAAIREEIEKVAGRSCSIGALYTTIERLEKKGLLKTWMGEATAQRGGRAKRMVRMTPKGMRAAKEFYEAMMRVSRNASWATGKPERAS comes from the coding sequence ATGCTCGGTGAATTTGAATACGTTCTGATGACTGTAGCGGCTGGCCTGGGCGAGAGCGCCTATGGTGCGGCCATTCGCGAAGAGATTGAGAAGGTGGCTGGCCGAAGCTGCTCGATTGGGGCTTTGTACACGACGATTGAGCGGCTGGAGAAGAAAGGCCTCCTCAAGACGTGGATGGGCGAGGCTACAGCGCAACGCGGCGGCAGAGCAAAACGCATGGTGCGCATGACGCCGAAGGGCATGCGTGCGGCGAAGGAGTTCTACGAAGCAATGATGCGCGTAAGCCGTAACGCTTCATGGGCTACGGGCAAGCCGGAGCGCGCGTCATGA
- a CDS encoding MFS transporter, protein MQHDGSNSRAGERTVLAVTILGSSMAFIDGTVVNVALPALQNALHASISDVQWVVESYALMLAALLLVGGSLGDIFGRRKIYVIGVSVFAAASAWCGLAQNIDMLILARSVQGLGAALLVPGSLALITAYFPEEKRGHAIGTWSGFSAITAAIGPIIGGWLIEHSTWRWVFFLNLPLALAVVLLSVKVPESRNEQASHRLDWLGALLVTLGLGSVTYALIEWPTRTHHDVALIDAAAVLGVMALAAFLAVEHWSPAPMVSLKLFCSRNFAGANLLTLFLYAALGGLMFFFPMDLIQIQHYTATQAGAAFLPFVAIMFGLSRWAGGLVARYGSRLPLTVGPLVAACGFVLFAIAPQNGSYWTAFFPAVVVMGFGMTISVAPLTTTVMNAIPESESGLGSGVNNAVSRLASLLAVAILGVVLVMVFNRSLDRQLSRLSVSASVRAQVDANRSLLAAIHSADPMVQDAIARSFLSGYRTVIWIAAGLAALSAMLAWLIIRRKDLAMKCADGSASRP, encoded by the coding sequence ATGCAACATGACGGTTCGAACTCGCGGGCGGGCGAACGGACTGTGCTTGCGGTCACGATCCTGGGATCGAGCATGGCGTTTATCGACGGAACGGTCGTCAATGTTGCGCTTCCGGCGTTGCAGAATGCTTTGCACGCTTCGATCTCGGACGTGCAGTGGGTGGTCGAATCGTATGCCCTGATGCTGGCTGCGTTGTTGCTTGTGGGCGGTTCTCTCGGAGATATCTTCGGGCGACGCAAGATATACGTCATCGGCGTCAGCGTCTTTGCGGCTGCTTCTGCATGGTGCGGGCTGGCGCAGAACATCGACATGCTGATATTGGCGCGCTCGGTACAGGGGCTGGGCGCGGCTTTGCTGGTACCGGGAAGCCTTGCGTTGATCACGGCCTACTTTCCTGAAGAAAAGAGAGGGCATGCGATTGGAACGTGGTCCGGCTTCTCTGCGATCACTGCCGCCATCGGGCCGATCATCGGCGGCTGGCTGATTGAACACTCGACGTGGCGCTGGGTCTTCTTTCTGAATCTTCCGCTTGCGCTGGCGGTTGTTCTGCTGTCTGTCAAAGTGCCGGAGAGCCGCAACGAGCAGGCTTCGCATCGCCTCGACTGGCTGGGCGCGCTGCTGGTGACGCTGGGACTTGGCAGCGTGACGTATGCGTTGATCGAGTGGCCGACGCGCACGCACCATGATGTTGCTCTGATCGATGCTGCCGCGGTGTTGGGAGTGATGGCGTTGGCGGCATTTCTTGCCGTCGAACACTGGTCGCCTGCGCCGATGGTTTCGCTGAAGCTATTTTGCTCGCGAAACTTTGCCGGTGCGAACCTGCTGACGCTGTTTCTGTATGCGGCTCTCGGCGGGTTGATGTTCTTCTTTCCGATGGACCTGATCCAGATTCAACATTACACGGCTACGCAGGCTGGTGCGGCCTTTCTGCCTTTTGTCGCCATTATGTTTGGGCTGTCGCGTTGGGCAGGCGGGCTGGTTGCGCGGTATGGATCGCGATTGCCGCTTACTGTCGGCCCGCTGGTTGCGGCGTGCGGCTTCGTGCTGTTCGCGATTGCGCCGCAGAATGGGAGTTATTGGACGGCGTTCTTTCCGGCGGTCGTGGTGATGGGGTTTGGTATGACGATCAGCGTTGCGCCACTGACTACGACGGTGATGAACGCTATTCCGGAGTCGGAGTCGGGGCTGGGCTCGGGGGTGAACAACGCGGTCTCGCGGCTGGCCTCGCTGCTTGCCGTGGCGATCTTAGGGGTGGTCCTGGTTATGGTCTTCAATCGCTCGCTGGATCGGCAGCTCTCCCGGCTGAGCGTAAGCGCGAGTGTTCGCGCGCAGGTGGATGCGAACCGGTCGCTGCTTGCAGCGATTCATAGTGCTGACCCGATGGTTCAGGATGCGATTGCAAGATCATTTTTGAGCGGCTACCGCACTGTGATCTGGATAGCGGCCGGACTGGCGGCGTTGAGTGCGATGCTGGCGTGGCTGATTATCAGAAGAAAAGACCTCGCGATGAAGTGCGCCGATGGCAGCGCTTCGAGACCGTGA